Proteins encoded in a region of the Candidatus Cloacimonadota bacterium genome:
- a CDS encoding DUF3795 domain-containing protein gives MKKKDCYWLSPCGLSCDTCSIHLRTPEELAYWESQNVDADKIRCDGCRSNLEGNHWSPSCKILACCVYKKQLSYCAQCDEFPCRILLDWAAQYSHHENAVDRLREMKAQGVVKWLEAHGYE, from the coding sequence ATGAAGAAAAAAGATTGTTACTGGCTTAGTCCCTGCGGACTTTCGTGTGATACATGTAGCATCCATCTGCGCACACCGGAGGAGCTTGCATATTGGGAGAGTCAGAATGTCGATGCGGATAAGATCAGGTGTGATGGATGCAGATCAAATCTTGAAGGAAATCATTGGTCACCTTCCTGTAAAATATTGGCATGCTGTGTATATAAGAAACAACTCTCCTATTGTGCACAATGCGATGAATTTCCCTGCAGGATATTATTGGATTGGGCTGCACAATATTCACATCATGAAAATGCGGTTGACCGATTAAGAGAGATGAAAGCGCAAGGTGTTGTGAAGTGGCTGGAAGCACATGGATATGAGTAA